From Sphingobium sp. B2D3C:
CGATCACGGTCGGATCATAAGTGATGCGGATTGCTTCGGCATGGCCCGTGCTGCCCGAGCAGACCTCCTCATAAGTGGGGTTGGGTTTGCTGCCACCGATATAGCCGCTCTCGACGGACTCGACGCCTGCGAGATTTTGATAGACCGCTTCTGTGCACCAGAAGCAGCCGCCGGCCAGCGTTGCAGTCGCGCTCATGAGGGGGCGTCCTTTCGAGGAGGGGTGTGTTGCCTCAAAGATAGGAAGTCGGTGGCGGGGTGCAAAGGGGCGCGCCCAGTCCACCTGCCGTTCGTGTCGAGCCCTTCGACTGCCCGCAGGCGGGCGCTCAGGATAAACTTCAGCTGCAAGCTGAAGTCGAGACACGTCAAGCACAGTGGCAAAGTGTCTCGACTTCGCTCGACACGAACGGGAACGGGAATCCGCTGGCCGTTGCCTAAAGGCGCAGCCCCGTCGTCTCCGGCAGGCCCGCCATCAGGTTGAGGTTCTGCACGGCAGCGCCGGATGCCCCCTTGCCGAGATTGTCGAGCGCCGCGACCAGCCGGATCTGCGCGCTGCTTTCATCCGCGAAGACGAACAGGCGCATGATGTCCTTGTCCCGCAGCAACTCGATGGGGAGCGTCGCCGCCTCATAGCCATCCGCCACGCTGATGATCGGCGAGCCGGCATAATGCTCGGCCAGTGCTGCGCGCATGGTGCCGGCATCCGCGCCATTGGCCAACAGATCGCGATGCAGCGGGACGTCCACGATCATGCCGGAATAGACCGGCACGACAGCCGGCGCGAACAGCGGGCGATGCGTCAGGCCGCAGCGGGCCTGCATTTCGGGCACATGCTTGTGGCCAAGGCCGAGCGCATAGGTGCGGAAGGCGCTCGGCGCCCCATCACTGCCCTCATATTCGGCGATCATAGCCTTGCCGCCGCCGGAATAGCCGGAGGCC
This genomic window contains:
- the argC gene encoding N-acetyl-gamma-glutamyl-phosphate reductase; amino-acid sequence: MTKIFIDGAAGTTGIQIRDRLEGRSEFDLITLGDAARKDDGARAEAINAADIVILCLPDDAARQSVQMIANDRTRVIDASTAHRVADGWVYGMPEVSGHDAVAKARFVSNPGCYSTGFIALVAPLVQAGIIPAETQLTCNAASGYSGGGKAMIAEYEGSDGAPSAFRTYALGLGHKHVPEMQARCGLTHRPLFAPAVVPVYSGMIVDVPLHRDLLANGADAGTMRAALAEHYAGSPIISVADGYEAATLPIELLRDKDIMRLFVFADESSAQIRLVAALDNLGKGASGAAVQNLNLMAGLPETTGLRL